A window of the Posidoniimonas polymericola genome harbors these coding sequences:
- a CDS encoding tetratricopeptide repeat protein, which produces MICAPLLRLVCALCVLAPVGCGAFRQRTPGDAAVSVCRQFSCEGVTALEQGDCQQAESLLRRAVDAAPTDADARRHLAEALWARGEQAEAIRHMRVAVEEEPEHATAVCRLGQMEAAVGEWKLALRRAQHALQHDPKLADAWALRGRAHLETQQPDEALADLIRALEYSPNNRDVLADLARMYGLRQQSHRRLATVHRLLETYPHGEAPVDSLVMEADAYAALGRNDDAAAGLRDAAERWPQSPALLCRLAEAEAAGGRTDAAVAAAQRALAADQTHLPSQHLLARLSAQDAQLR; this is translated from the coding sequence ATGATTTGCGCCCCCCTGCTGCGCTTGGTCTGCGCCCTGTGCGTGCTGGCGCCGGTGGGCTGCGGCGCTTTCCGGCAGCGGACGCCGGGCGACGCGGCGGTTTCCGTGTGCCGGCAGTTCTCTTGCGAGGGCGTAACGGCCCTGGAGCAAGGCGACTGCCAGCAGGCGGAGTCGCTGCTGCGACGCGCCGTGGACGCGGCGCCGACGGACGCCGACGCGCGCCGGCACCTGGCCGAGGCGCTGTGGGCCCGCGGCGAGCAGGCCGAGGCGATCCGGCACATGCGGGTGGCTGTGGAGGAAGAACCCGAACACGCCACAGCGGTCTGCCGACTCGGTCAGATGGAGGCCGCCGTCGGCGAGTGGAAGCTGGCCCTGCGGCGGGCGCAGCACGCGCTGCAGCACGATCCTAAACTGGCCGACGCGTGGGCCCTGCGGGGCCGCGCCCACCTCGAGACTCAGCAACCCGACGAGGCGCTCGCCGACTTGATCCGGGCGCTCGAGTACTCGCCGAACAACCGGGACGTGCTGGCGGACCTGGCCCGCATGTACGGGCTCCGGCAGCAGTCGCACCGCCGGCTGGCGACCGTGCACCGCCTGCTCGAGACCTACCCGCACGGCGAGGCTCCGGTGGACTCGCTGGTGATGGAGGCCGACGCCTACGCGGCGCTCGGCCGGAACGACGACGCGGCGGCCGGCCTGCGAGACGCCGCCGAGCGGTGGCCGCAGAGCCCGGCGCTGCTCTGCCGGCTGGCGGAGGCCGAAGCGGCCGGCGGGCGGACCGACGCCGCCGTGGCGGCGGCGCAGCGGGCGCTGGCGGCCGACCAGACCCACCTGCCGAGCCAGCACCTGCTGGCCCGATTGTCCGCACAAGACGCACAGCTGCGCTAA
- a CDS encoding ABC transporter permease subunit: protein MFIGPVFSREALTAPRRVRFYAVPCLFVATLLGLTLTAWQVLVGSQNVTNPGDLARFGAAAFSLLAPLQLMVCVLFSALLAAAAVAQEKDRKTLILLLLSDLTNSELVVGKLLASMLTVLMVIAAGVPFFLLLTTLGGVTYAQVARVTAVTVVASLAAGSLGSTVALWREKTFQALAVTALVIVLWLVGWEFVAGGGFNDVAPGASQWAAVASPWRAMQTAVEPAYVDAGVNRTVALFLAFGGAVVALLNVIAVVMVRVWNPSREARPSSAGAETNDDAWLTEDEAQRDARRLQSHRAPGKPRKVWDNPILWREIRTWAYGKKILVVKLGYLVIFGLAAVGAALANQDPDAAGPASGVISQSTTMLAPLFVLSIVLVNALSVTSLTNERDLKALDLLLATDLTPKELIFGKLGGVLYNAREMILLPMALCVYLWWSGSVGGENLVFLLIGLAVVNAFAAMLGLHAGMMYPNSRQAIGASIGTLLFLFFGVTTCMRMMLALSQSFEYQLAPFLGFMLGGGIALFAALAWRNPSSAMFLACFSAPFAVFYAIVSFLLGHYDWVFLATIATFGFATTAMLVPALSEFDVATGRTTARD from the coding sequence TTGTTCATTGGTCCGGTCTTCTCCCGCGAAGCACTGACGGCTCCGCGACGCGTCCGCTTCTACGCGGTCCCATGCCTGTTCGTCGCGACGCTGCTCGGGCTCACGCTCACGGCATGGCAGGTGCTCGTCGGCTCGCAGAACGTCACCAACCCGGGCGACTTGGCGCGGTTTGGCGCGGCGGCGTTCTCGCTGCTCGCGCCGCTGCAGCTGATGGTCTGCGTGCTGTTCTCGGCGCTGCTGGCCGCGGCGGCGGTTGCGCAGGAAAAGGACCGCAAGACCCTGATCCTGCTCCTGCTGTCAGATTTGACGAATTCCGAACTGGTTGTCGGGAAGCTGCTGGCTAGCATGCTCACGGTGTTGATGGTGATTGCGGCCGGTGTGCCGTTTTTCTTGTTGCTAACGACCCTTGGCGGCGTGACCTACGCCCAAGTGGCCCGCGTCACGGCGGTTACCGTGGTGGCGTCGCTGGCGGCCGGCAGCCTCGGGTCGACCGTCGCGCTGTGGCGTGAGAAGACGTTCCAGGCTTTGGCCGTTACGGCGTTGGTGATCGTCCTGTGGCTCGTTGGCTGGGAGTTCGTAGCGGGCGGCGGCTTTAATGATGTTGCTCCGGGCGCTTCGCAGTGGGCGGCTGTAGCGAGCCCCTGGCGGGCGATGCAGACCGCGGTCGAGCCGGCCTACGTCGACGCGGGGGTCAATCGGACGGTGGCGTTGTTCTTGGCGTTTGGCGGCGCGGTCGTCGCGCTGCTCAACGTCATCGCGGTCGTCATGGTGCGGGTCTGGAACCCGTCACGCGAGGCCCGGCCGAGCTCTGCCGGCGCCGAGACGAACGACGACGCCTGGCTCACCGAGGACGAGGCCCAGCGCGACGCCCGGCGGCTGCAGTCGCACCGCGCGCCGGGCAAGCCCCGCAAGGTGTGGGACAACCCGATCCTGTGGCGTGAGATCCGCACCTGGGCCTACGGCAAGAAGATCTTGGTGGTTAAGCTCGGCTACCTGGTCATCTTCGGCCTGGCGGCCGTCGGCGCCGCTCTCGCCAATCAGGACCCCGACGCGGCCGGCCCGGCCTCGGGCGTCATCTCGCAATCGACCACCATGCTCGCGCCGCTGTTCGTGCTGAGCATCGTGCTGGTCAACGCGTTGTCGGTGACCTCGCTCACCAACGAGCGGGACCTCAAGGCGCTCGACCTGCTGCTCGCCACGGACCTGACCCCCAAGGAGCTGATCTTCGGCAAGCTGGGCGGCGTGCTGTACAACGCCCGTGAGATGATCCTGCTGCCGATGGCGCTGTGCGTCTACCTGTGGTGGTCGGGGAGCGTCGGCGGCGAGAACCTGGTGTTCCTGCTGATCGGCCTGGCGGTTGTGAACGCGTTCGCCGCGATGCTGGGCCTGCACGCCGGGATGATGTACCCGAATTCACGCCAGGCGATTGGCGCCAGCATCGGGACGCTCCTGTTTCTGTTTTTTGGCGTCACGACCTGCATGCGGATGATGCTCGCGTTGTCGCAGTCCTTCGAGTACCAGCTGGCGCCGTTCCTGGGGTTCATGCTCGGCGGCGGGATTGCGTTGTTCGCCGCGCTCGCCTGGCGGAACCCGTCCTCGGCGATGTTCCTGGCGTGCTTCTCGGC
- a CDS encoding TackOD1 domain-containing metal-binding protein, which yields MSQEAITPTAPPLSVAAPTAAAGGLSPWRVLHVEPNLLDAMKLKLALHDRLPVDSQLMHVSTYEAAEAHLAVELVDAVLVGYSFGEAESDESLRRIVQGCSGAPVVVLSVDSHTEAVMRAGRLGAQEFLPKEQMTGERLASLLWPLIVSDADQNAAGPAERRKAGRHECSAAAVVLSVTPDGRPGVETPARLVNLSRIGLGLLVDQDPQAIPDRCVVGVEGPDGQYRYATVEWRQRRLALPSVHLGGRFVTGDEDLLDPRQLTPRLDPQRLTYAPPMDPALLQAWASRGVLRSRVVDRVKSCPECYSLLSYRDGCQACGSFDTEPTRLIHHFACAHVGPEAEFGLGAPACPKCRNAKLVVGADFEYIEGPHKCRECSWSDAELSLIAECMSCGKRADAREAIEKDVVAYYVNRLDPMALVEDAR from the coding sequence ATGAGCCAAGAAGCGATCACACCAACCGCGCCGCCGCTCAGCGTCGCCGCGCCAACCGCCGCGGCAGGCGGCCTGTCCCCCTGGCGGGTGCTGCACGTCGAGCCGAACCTGCTCGACGCGATGAAGCTGAAACTGGCGCTGCACGATCGGCTACCGGTCGACTCGCAGTTGATGCACGTCTCAACCTACGAGGCGGCCGAGGCGCACTTGGCTGTCGAACTGGTCGACGCGGTGCTGGTCGGCTACTCATTCGGCGAGGCCGAGTCGGACGAATCGCTGCGGCGGATTGTGCAAGGCTGTTCCGGCGCGCCGGTGGTAGTGCTGTCGGTCGACAGCCACACCGAAGCGGTGATGCGGGCCGGTCGGCTCGGGGCGCAGGAGTTCCTGCCCAAAGAACAAATGACTGGCGAGCGGCTCGCCTCGCTGCTGTGGCCGCTGATTGTGTCCGACGCCGACCAGAACGCCGCGGGCCCAGCCGAACGCCGCAAGGCGGGTCGGCACGAGTGCTCTGCCGCCGCGGTGGTGCTGTCGGTCACGCCCGACGGGCGGCCGGGGGTCGAGACGCCCGCCCGGCTGGTGAACCTCAGTCGGATCGGCCTGGGGCTCCTGGTCGATCAGGACCCGCAGGCGATCCCCGACCGCTGCGTCGTGGGGGTAGAGGGCCCGGACGGGCAGTACCGTTACGCGACCGTCGAATGGCGGCAGCGGCGGCTCGCGCTGCCGTCGGTCCACCTGGGGGGACGCTTTGTTACCGGCGACGAGGATCTGCTCGACCCGCGGCAGCTGACCCCGCGGCTTGACCCGCAACGGCTCACCTACGCCCCGCCGATGGACCCCGCCCTGCTGCAGGCGTGGGCCTCGCGCGGCGTGCTGCGTTCGCGGGTGGTCGACCGCGTGAAGAGCTGCCCGGAGTGCTACTCGCTGCTGAGCTACCGCGACGGCTGCCAGGCGTGCGGGTCGTTCGACACGGAGCCGACGCGGCTGATCCACCACTTCGCCTGCGCCCACGTTGGGCCGGAGGCCGAGTTCGGCTTGGGCGCGCCCGCGTGTCCCAAGTGCCGCAACGCCAAGCTGGTGGTCGGCGCCGACTTCGAATACATCGAGGGCCCGCACAAGTGCCGCGAGTGCTCGTGGTCCGACGCAGAACTCTCCCTGATCGCCGAGTGCATGAGCTGCGGCAAACGCGCCGACGCCCGCGAGGCGATCGAAAAGGACGTCGTCGCGTACTATGTTAACCGCCTGGATCCAATGGCTCTCGTCGAGGACGCTCGGTGA
- a CDS encoding HlyD family secretion protein yields MKTRLHTSDTAPNAPTADDVRSAEEMLRAADKALREAATDTQAVDGPQAGPPPTSDRPISRTLIAGVLAFGLCVTLCTMWSTFFRYSAHGVVAARTAELAAPWSGTIEAVHVRPGQAVQQGDLLATVVDRQLDASIERLRDELRTAEAELGAETARLGAELLTQQDRQLQLTSQYLDLLGRLGVESATAEELTASQARIEPLVASAVVPEQEIESLRFRQAGSRSRLESLRQAVAALETRLAQQPSPERHAALLRPWVAKVEQLNAEIARLEEQRDWGQLRAPFAGSVVRVAAHVGEACGVDRPVLELLDQNSMELTIYVPLDQVDDFPVGRRVQARSAKSNATLACEVLAVGPALTTAPVERAGDDPGPPNKAAVYLGLPQELPRGLTLRAGESVSVLTSWWGG; encoded by the coding sequence ATGAAGACCCGACTCCACACTTCCGACACGGCGCCCAACGCCCCGACCGCCGACGACGTCCGGTCGGCCGAGGAGATGCTGCGTGCCGCCGACAAGGCGCTCCGCGAAGCTGCCACGGATACGCAGGCGGTTGACGGCCCTCAAGCCGGGCCGCCGCCAACTTCCGACCGGCCTATCAGCCGGACGCTGATTGCCGGCGTGCTGGCGTTCGGCCTTTGCGTGACGCTTTGCACAATGTGGTCGACGTTCTTCCGCTACAGCGCCCACGGCGTGGTCGCCGCCCGGACCGCCGAGCTGGCGGCTCCTTGGAGCGGGACGATCGAGGCCGTGCACGTGCGGCCTGGCCAGGCCGTCCAGCAAGGCGATCTGCTGGCGACCGTCGTTGACCGACAACTTGACGCCTCAATCGAGCGGCTCCGTGACGAGCTCCGTACCGCCGAGGCCGAGCTGGGCGCCGAGACCGCGCGGCTCGGCGCAGAGTTGCTCACGCAGCAGGACCGCCAGCTGCAGCTCACCTCGCAGTACCTCGACCTGCTCGGCCGCCTCGGCGTCGAGTCGGCCACGGCCGAAGAACTGACCGCCAGCCAGGCCCGCATCGAGCCGCTGGTCGCCTCGGCGGTCGTGCCCGAACAAGAAATCGAGTCGCTCCGCTTCCGCCAGGCCGGCAGCCGGTCGCGGCTGGAGTCGCTGCGGCAGGCGGTCGCCGCGCTCGAGACACGGCTCGCCCAGCAGCCCTCGCCCGAGCGGCACGCCGCGCTGCTGCGGCCGTGGGTCGCGAAGGTCGAACAACTTAACGCCGAGATCGCGAGGCTTGAAGAGCAGCGTGACTGGGGCCAGCTGCGGGCGCCGTTCGCCGGCTCGGTAGTGCGTGTCGCCGCCCACGTCGGCGAGGCGTGCGGCGTCGACCGGCCGGTGCTCGAGCTGCTCGACCAAAACTCAATGGAATTGACTATCTACGTGCCGCTCGACCAGGTCGACGACTTCCCGGTCGGCCGCCGCGTGCAGGCCCGGTCCGCCAAGTCGAACGCTACGCTGGCGTGTGAGGTGCTGGCGGTTGGTCCGGCATTGACCACCGCCCCGGTGGAACGCGCGGGCGACGACCCCGGTCCTCCGAACAAAGCGGCGGTCTACCTGGGCCTGCCGCAGGAACTGCCCCGCGGGCTGACGCTGCGGGCCGGCGAGTCGGTCTCCGTGCTTACTTCGTGGTGGGGAGGCTGA
- a CDS encoding VIT1/CCC1 transporter family protein, whose translation MPRTPKSKRPVDPLEHDHTPEAIAARLAEARKPDDLGDFVLGAVDGAITTFAIVAGVAGSGLSAGVAIVLGLANVLADGFSMAVGNYLKTKSDHDMLNRYRRLEQRHIAQHPDGEREEIRQIYAAKGFEGDALDHAVETITSDQQQWVDTMLREEFGLPTSPPAPRRAATITFIAFVTAGMAPIVPLVFSRSLGPDVTFGLSVGVTLLTFAGIGAVRGRVTQMSQLRGAVETMLIGGSAAALAYAVGRLLRSLAGG comes from the coding sequence ATGCCTAGGACCCCCAAGTCGAAGCGACCGGTCGACCCGCTCGAGCACGACCACACCCCCGAGGCGATCGCCGCCCGGCTCGCCGAGGCCCGCAAGCCCGACGACCTCGGCGACTTTGTCCTCGGCGCCGTCGACGGCGCCATCACCACCTTCGCTATCGTGGCCGGCGTGGCCGGCTCCGGCCTGTCGGCCGGGGTCGCCATTGTGCTGGGCCTGGCCAACGTGCTGGCCGACGGGTTCAGCATGGCGGTGGGCAACTACCTCAAGACCAAGTCTGACCACGACATGCTCAACCGCTACCGGCGGCTCGAGCAGCGGCACATCGCCCAGCACCCCGACGGTGAGCGCGAAGAGATCCGCCAGATCTACGCCGCCAAGGGGTTCGAGGGCGACGCCCTCGACCACGCGGTCGAAACCATTACCTCCGACCAGCAGCAGTGGGTCGACACCATGCTCCGCGAAGAGTTCGGGCTGCCGACCTCGCCCCCCGCGCCGCGTCGCGCGGCGACCATCACGTTCATCGCGTTTGTCACGGCCGGCATGGCGCCGATCGTGCCGCTCGTGTTCTCCCGCTCGCTCGGCCCCGACGTGACGTTCGGCCTGAGCGTCGGCGTGACGCTGCTGACCTTCGCCGGCATTGGCGCCGTGCGGGGCCGCGTCACCCAGATGTCGCAGCTCCGCGGCGCGGTCGAGACCATGCTCATCGGCGGCTCGGCCGCCGCGCTGGCCTACGCCGTCGGCCGCCTGCTCCGCAGCCTGGCCGGCGGCTGA
- a CDS encoding prolyl oligopeptidase family serine peptidase, whose protein sequence is MPCSLRACLLLSLSALLLPAAACHGQGAQADYQRADALAGRVRGKVARLDVRPNWLEDGKRFWYRVDLGEGQGRFLLVDAEQGEQRPAFDHERLAAALFARTNQPQVSDKLPFFSIRFPSDGVLEFAAEGQGWRCDLATYQLTKAEVDLEGAESTVRVLGGVRPAGGTGEDTQITFINRTEGPVSIYWVSGQNRRSYVELEPGDSHVQHTYDGHVWLAENASGKTVGVYQAVSPPGMAVIDGSWQPRERRRRRGSRGDNQGAISPDERWRVEIVDHNVQLVDRESGDPSQLTTDGTADDAYLPRFFWSPDSEKLIVLREQPGQGREISFVESSPADQLQPKLHTFEYVKPGDRLARQLPCLFHIKHKQQVPVDDSLFDNPWSLERFEWEPDSSRFTFLYNQRGHQVLRLVGVDAASGETSALIDEQADTFLCYSSKLYLHRVANNEAADAEWIWMSERDGWNHLYLCDAGGSVKPITSGAWAVRGVDRVDDEKRQIWFHAGGKRPDQDPYHVHYYRIDFDGANLVELTEGDGTHDLTDSPDGQTYLDRYSRVDLPPVTELRRSSDGKLLCELQRGDWSELLADGWQPPIRFVAKGRDDQTDIHGVIYRPTNFNPDKQYPVIEQIYAGPHSAHVPKRFAPFHGGQEMAELGFIVVQIDGMGTSHRSKAFHDVCWQDLADAGFPDRVRWIKAAAERYKWMDATRVGVYGGSAGGQNALRALIDHGDFYSAAAADCGCHDNRMDKVWWNEQWMGWPVGTHYEQSSNVTQAHRMQGKLLLTVGELDRNVDPASTMQVVDALIKADKDFELIVFPGGGHGSGGSAYGKRRMRDFFVRNLWGLEPRRAE, encoded by the coding sequence ATGCCTTGTTCCCTACGAGCCTGCTTGCTGCTGTCCTTGTCCGCGCTGTTGTTGCCGGCCGCGGCATGCCACGGCCAGGGCGCCCAGGCCGACTACCAGCGGGCCGACGCGCTCGCCGGCCGGGTCCGCGGCAAGGTCGCGCGGCTCGACGTCCGGCCCAACTGGCTGGAAGACGGCAAGCGGTTCTGGTACCGCGTCGACCTTGGCGAAGGGCAAGGGCGGTTCCTGCTGGTCGACGCTGAGCAGGGCGAGCAGCGGCCGGCGTTCGACCACGAGCGGCTCGCGGCCGCGCTCTTCGCCCGCACGAACCAGCCTCAGGTGTCCGACAAGCTGCCGTTCTTCAGCATTCGATTCCCGTCGGACGGCGTGCTCGAGTTCGCGGCCGAGGGGCAGGGCTGGCGGTGCGACCTGGCGACGTACCAGCTGACCAAGGCCGAAGTCGATCTCGAAGGCGCGGAGTCGACCGTCCGCGTGCTCGGCGGCGTGCGTCCGGCCGGCGGCACGGGGGAGGACACGCAGATCACGTTCATCAACCGCACCGAGGGGCCGGTCAGCATCTACTGGGTTTCGGGGCAGAATCGCCGCAGCTACGTCGAGCTCGAGCCGGGCGACTCGCACGTGCAGCACACCTACGACGGGCACGTCTGGCTAGCGGAGAACGCCAGCGGTAAAACCGTCGGCGTGTACCAGGCGGTTTCACCGCCCGGCATGGCAGTGATCGATGGCTCGTGGCAGCCGCGCGAGCGGCGTCGGCGGCGGGGGAGTCGCGGCGACAACCAGGGGGCCATCTCGCCTGACGAGCGGTGGCGGGTCGAGATCGTCGACCACAACGTTCAGCTGGTCGACCGCGAGTCGGGTGATCCGAGCCAACTCACGACCGATGGCACGGCCGACGACGCCTACCTGCCGCGGTTCTTCTGGTCGCCCGACTCCGAGAAGCTAATCGTGCTCCGCGAGCAGCCGGGGCAGGGCCGCGAGATCTCGTTCGTCGAGTCGAGCCCCGCCGACCAGCTGCAGCCGAAGCTGCACACCTTCGAGTACGTCAAGCCGGGCGACCGGCTCGCCAGGCAGCTGCCCTGCCTGTTCCATATAAAGCACAAGCAGCAGGTCCCTGTTGACGACTCCCTGTTCGACAACCCGTGGAGCCTCGAACGTTTCGAGTGGGAACCCGATTCGAGCCGGTTCACGTTCCTCTACAACCAGCGGGGCCACCAGGTGCTGCGGCTGGTCGGCGTCGACGCCGCGTCGGGCGAGACCTCCGCGCTGATCGATGAGCAGGCCGACACGTTCCTCTGCTACTCCAGCAAGCTTTACCTGCACCGCGTCGCCAACAATGAGGCGGCTGACGCCGAGTGGATCTGGATGTCCGAACGCGACGGCTGGAACCACCTCTACCTGTGCGACGCCGGCGGCTCGGTCAAGCCGATCACGTCCGGCGCCTGGGCGGTCCGCGGCGTCGACCGCGTGGATGACGAGAAGCGGCAGATTTGGTTCCACGCCGGCGGCAAGCGGCCCGACCAGGACCCGTACCACGTGCACTACTACCGCATCGACTTCGACGGCGCCAACCTGGTCGAGCTGACCGAGGGCGATGGCACGCACGACCTGACCGACTCGCCCGACGGCCAAACCTACCTCGACCGCTACTCGCGGGTCGACCTGCCGCCGGTCACCGAGCTCCGCCGCAGCTCCGACGGCAAGCTGCTGTGCGAGCTGCAGCGGGGCGACTGGTCCGAGCTGCTCGCCGACGGCTGGCAGCCGCCGATCCGCTTTGTCGCCAAGGGCCGCGACGACCAGACCGACATCCACGGCGTGATCTACCGCCCGACCAACTTCAACCCCGACAAGCAGTACCCGGTGATCGAGCAGATCTACGCCGGGCCGCACTCGGCCCACGTCCCCAAGCGGTTCGCCCCCTTCCACGGCGGGCAGGAGATGGCCGAACTCGGCTTCATTGTCGTGCAGATCGACGGCATGGGCACCTCGCACCGCTCTAAAGCGTTCCACGACGTCTGCTGGCAGGACCTGGCCGACGCCGGCTTCCCCGACCGCGTGCGGTGGATCAAGGCCGCCGCCGAAAGATACAAGTGGATGGACGCCACGCGGGTCGGCGTCTACGGCGGCTCGGCCGGCGGGCAGAACGCCCTGCGGGCGTTGATCGACCACGGCGACTTCTACTCGGCCGCCGCGGCCGATTGCGGCTGCCATGACAACCGGATGGACAAGGTCTGGTGGAACGAGCAGTGGATGGGCTGGCCGGTCGGCACGCACTACGAGCAGTCGTCCAACGTCACGCAGGCCCACCGGATGCAGGGCAAGCTGCTGCTGACGGTCGGCGAGCTCGACCGCAACGTCGACCCCGCGTCGACGATGCAGGTGGTCGACGCGCTGATCAAGGCCGACAAGGATTTCGAGCTGATCGTGTTCCCCGGCGGCGGCCACGGCTCGGGCGGCAGCGCGTACGGCAAGCGCCGGATGCGTGACTTCTTTGTCCGGAATCTGTGGGGCCTCGAGCCCCGGCGGGCAGAGTAG
- a CDS encoding glycosyltransferase family 2 protein → MLTAWIQWLSSRTLGELLLIAWPLLCVDGLRYGLATVVMCLADAVRDVVDWLRDGPASQEEFRPPICVVLAGLNEADTIGATLESVWGSYAPMEIIVVDDGSTDGMADVAKKFAQDHPGVMVIRKPQRGGKSSALNCALPFAKAPILVCVDTDSHVEPGAIERIVQPFRDPRVAAASGAVVARNANTSLLTRLQAAEYLRSVFVGRLLSSRLGVLSIVSGAFGAYRRSALERTGGWDVGPGEDGDLVLRLRKGGWQVRHVPLAQCLTNLPTKWRQLFKQRRRWEWAAVTFECRKHLDLANVRSPGFRLSNLAILAETWFFRILLTYLAAASMVVMAVCWPGWFVYALLTNYALCVLLELAQWMVVMFYTPKPARDAWALLCVPLMPAYFLFIKAASLVAYTEEFFWRRSYRDTFVPAHVSRRTWQW, encoded by the coding sequence ATGTTAACCGCCTGGATCCAATGGCTCTCGTCGAGGACGCTCGGTGAGCTGCTGCTCATCGCATGGCCGCTGCTGTGCGTCGATGGGCTGAGGTACGGGCTGGCGACCGTCGTCATGTGCCTGGCGGACGCGGTGCGCGACGTGGTCGACTGGCTGCGGGACGGGCCGGCGAGCCAAGAAGAATTCCGCCCGCCGATCTGCGTGGTGCTGGCCGGGCTGAACGAGGCCGACACGATCGGCGCTACCCTCGAGTCGGTGTGGGGCAGCTACGCCCCTATGGAGATCATCGTCGTCGACGACGGCTCGACCGACGGCATGGCGGACGTCGCGAAGAAGTTCGCCCAGGACCACCCCGGCGTGATGGTGATCCGCAAGCCGCAGCGGGGCGGCAAGTCTTCGGCGCTCAACTGCGCGCTGCCGTTCGCCAAGGCGCCGATCCTGGTCTGCGTCGACACCGACTCGCACGTCGAGCCGGGCGCGATCGAGCGGATCGTCCAGCCGTTCCGCGACCCCAGGGTCGCCGCGGCGTCGGGCGCGGTGGTCGCGCGGAACGCCAACACCAGCCTGCTGACGCGGCTGCAGGCGGCGGAGTACCTGCGGTCAGTGTTCGTGGGGCGGCTGCTGAGCTCCCGGCTCGGCGTGCTGAGCATCGTGTCGGGCGCGTTCGGCGCGTACCGCCGCTCGGCGCTCGAGCGGACCGGCGGCTGGGACGTCGGCCCCGGCGAGGACGGCGACCTCGTGCTGCGGCTCCGCAAGGGGGGCTGGCAGGTGCGTCACGTGCCGCTCGCGCAGTGCCTGACCAACCTGCCGACCAAGTGGCGTCAGCTGTTCAAGCAGCGCCGCCGCTGGGAGTGGGCGGCGGTGACCTTCGAGTGCCGCAAGCACCTCGACCTGGCGAACGTCCGCAGCCCCGGGTTCCGGCTCAGCAACCTGGCAATCCTGGCCGAGACCTGGTTCTTCCGGATCCTGCTGACCTACCTGGCGGCGGCGTCGATGGTGGTGATGGCCGTCTGCTGGCCCGGCTGGTTCGTGTACGCGTTGCTCACCAACTACGCGTTGTGCGTGCTGCTAGAACTGGCGCAGTGGATGGTAGTGATGTTCTACACCCCCAAGCCGGCGCGCGACGCGTGGGCCCTGCTGTGCGTGCCGCTGATGCCGGCGTACTTCCTGTTCATCAAGGCGGCGTCGCTCGTGGCGTACACCGAGGAGTTCTTCTGGCGGCGCTCGTACCGCGACACCTTCGTGCCGGCGCACGTCAGCCGCCGCACGTGGCAGTGGTAG